The Solanum lycopersicum chromosome 2, SLM_r2.1 DNA window CAGATACAATGGACATTACCAGATGGAGTGAAGCTTGGCTTGTTGGCATTTCCTCGTCCTCTGCCTCCACCGCCAAAACGTCCACCACCTCCACCGCGTCCACCGCCACCAAAGCGGCCTCCACCTCCAAAGCGGCCTCCACCACCACGACCACCAAATCTACCACCACTATCTCTACCTCCACCCCTACCACCACTTCTACCACCAAAACCTCTGCCTCCTCCACCTGCACTGTCACCCCTTGGTTTTGCTTCTTGCACATTCAAGCTAAACCCTCCAACTTCTGATCCATCAAGCTCCAGAGCTTTGTTTAGAGCATCAGCATCTCCATTTGCAAACTCAATATAAGCCATCCTGCAAGACAAGGCCAAATTAACAGTGTCAccagtaattaaaaaaaacaaatgccTCCATCGACCTACAAATTGTCAAGAGCCAACTGGACAATCAAAATTGAGAAAGCAAGCACGTGAAAATGAGAATAATACCCTTTAATATAGCCTTCTGGGTCTGTAGGAATTCTTGTTTTAAAGATCTTCCCACAAGATGCAAAGTGCTCCTCCAGTGAACTCCTAATCTGAAATAGCATATGAAATTTAGACCTTCTCAAGACATCAAAGGGAAGTGTCAGAGACAATGGGAAGAAACTAAAATGGTTCAAGACTAGGGGACCTGATCTTCAGCCTCATTTTTGTCAAAGCCCCTGACAAAAATTGTTGTTCCCTCACTTCTAGCCGGCCTCTGGAATGAGTTCTCATTCCTACATAACATAAGATAAAAACATACTGAAATTGATGTCTTCACTTTCAGCTTAAATGGAAGGAATAAGGGGACAGAGATTGCATACCCACTGCGAGGTGTATACTCTCCCCTCTCACGAGCCAGGTCCAACCTCACATCACGGCCCAAAAGATCATGCCCATTAAGTTCAAGTGCCTAAATTGACAAACAATTGATTTTAGCATTCCATCCACAGGGGACTTAAAAGCTAATCAGGTCAATGTATGTAATGGATGGTGTTTATCTTATCTATACAATTATGGTAGGCCCTTTAATCTTTGAAGTTCCAATATAGGCTCATGGTCAAGTGAGACTGATGCATAAGATAACACAtttacacatacacacacacacacacacatatatatatacacatatatgaacttcaaaaaatcaccatattttcttttttgacaaaCTTGGAATTTAATAAGAGTCTCTCCACTTTGAAAAGAGGGAAAGATTGCGAGGAATAGCCCTTATTTTAGCATTCCATCCACAGGGGACTTAAAAGCAAATCAGGTCAATGTATGTAATGGATGGTGTTTATCTTATCTATACAATTGTGGGCCCTTTAATCTTTGAATTTCCAATATAGGCTCATGGTCAAGTGAGACTGATGCATAAGATAACAcatttacacacacacacacacacacatacatacctACAAACATATGTATGTatcacacatacatatatacatatatgaactttaaaaagtcaccatattttctttttttgacaaaCTTGGAATTTAATAAGAGTCTCTTTACTTTGAAAAGAGGAAAAGATGCATCAGATTAGTTGGTTATGGAAAAAACTACCTTATGCGCAGCTTCAGCAGTAACAAACTCAACATGACCAAAGCCCTTAAATGAACCATCCTCATGTGTAGCAAAGCGCACTTCCTGAACTTCTCCAGCATCTTTGAAGAAATTCTCCCTGCAAAAACCCTTCTTTTATAAGTCCGAGATATTATCACACAGCCAAAACACTGGAAAAGTTCAATAATAACTCACACATCCGCCTGTTCCACTGAATAGGATAGATTTCCAACAAACAATGTTTTCGATCCCCCTGGGGTTTGGGCTTTAGGAGTAATAGGGGTTTGTTGCtgcatttttaaaataaaacagtGTCAACTAAAATACACGCAAATATAACTTTATAAAGCTAACAATTAAgaacataattatataaagcTTCACTTACAGCTTTAGCAGAAGGAGCATCAACCATTTCTACATCAGCACCCTGCTATAGAAAGAAAATCCTCCCACAGTTCATACAAgattttatttgactaattatAAATTGAAGCTCCAAAATTATATCGTAGGAACAGCTAAACATTAAttcaaaaagggaaaacaaTGCAAGCTAATCCAACTGGAAGATCTATGATGTCACTACTATGAAAGATGCAGATGATGCCAAAAAGAATATGCTGATCAACCCaaagataagaaaatatatgaCCTTCTTGGGAGTTTTGGATGGTTTGTCATCCTCTTCATCTTCAGAGGAGTCGTCTGAGTCAGAAGATTCCTCAGAGCTACTCTTTTCTGGAGCTTTTGAGACGGCTGGTGTGGTCGAGGGCTGTTAAACACAAGTGTTAGAGCATGAACTATGAAATACAAATTGGAActaaacaaatgaaacatataGAGACCTTGCTCTTTTTCTTTTGAGGCTCTTCATCACTCTCCTCGGAACTATCATCCTCACTGTCATCATCAGATGAAGCAACCTACAAAAGCGATGAACTTATCGAATATGATAACCTTGGCTAACAAAATACTAATATTGTTCACGACTTCAGACAAAGAAGTGGAGTATGCCAGGGAAGGAACTCAGGCATACCTTTTTAGATACAGCAGCAGTCTTTTTAGCTACAGTAGCAGCCTTTCCCTAAAGAGGAAAAATAATCAGAAAACCATGCAAATCCagcaaaaatatcatataaacataCTCAAAATACATATAAGATCATTACTGAAGTGTTAATGGATTCAATGAAATAGCAATAggacaaaaacaacaaaaaacaatCAAGTGTCAAACCTTGTCTGAATCAGAATCAGATTCAGAATCATCAGAGTCATCAGAGCTGTCACCAGTCTTCTTCACAGCTTGAGGAGCCTTTTTAGGTTGAGCAACTACCTTAGAGGGAGGTTCCTGTCAAAAAGAACATCAGTTATAGCATCAGTGAACACCACAATAATCAAATATCTAACATGGTACCAATTTCATAAGTAAGTTGTCAAAGGATCATATTTGCATAGATCACTAAACATAAAGTGAATGGTGTCCttacatcatcatcatctgaACTGGAGTCATCACTGGAATCAGAGCTGGATTCTTGCTTTTTAGAGGCAGCAGCAGGCGCCTTCTTAACAACAGCAGGTGCCTTCTTAACAACAGCATCATCCTCAGAGCTGCTATCATCAGAATCATCACTTGACTCGTCTTTCTTAGCGCCATTAGTAGGAGGTTTCTTGGGTGCAGGCACATCTTCCTCAGAGCTGCTATCATCCGAATCATCACTTGACTCATCTTTCTTCTTAGCAGCAACGCCATTCTTAGTTGAAGCTACAACAACTTTCTTAGCAGGAGCCTATAGACCATCACACCACCAGCAATTAGTAACAAAACAAGACAAAATACTATTAAATATGCACATAGCAGCTGTTAGATAGTAATTTACTTCATCCTCATCTGAAGAATCTGAGTCATCAGAACTGCTGGCTACCTTTCCCTTTTTGGCAGGAGCCACTTTCTTAGGAGGCACCAGTGGCTGCATAAAAAATAGGAATAAGACACATGAATCCAGTTATTCAATGCAATACAAATCAAAATTCCTTACAGACAACATGCAAATAGTTAGGTGCATGTATTACCTTGTCGTCCTCAGACTCCGACTCAGAGGAGCTATCGTCAGAGGAACTGCTTACtggcttcttcttcttctgagTTTTGAGatcacttttctttttctcaacaGCTTGTGCTACAGCCACATCTTTCTTCTGCTTCTTTGCACTCACCAACTTGGCAATTTCATCCTCAGCTTCTCTCTTCCCTGTTAAGACACAGACAACTAGTCACACCACCAACCAATACCAAGAACAAGAACCATCAAAATCAGCTCGTGAATTCGTTAGAGGTAGGGAAAGGGCAcatgattaagaaaaaaaatatgaattttgctCAACACACCATACATGGACGCTAaaagaaacacaaaaaataaaaggaaaaccacatacaaaattttcaagaaaagcCCAATCagacaaattaataaaagattgaaactttagAACCTATAACaagaaaaacatcaaaaacaaaAGGGGGGGAAAAGACCAAACCTTTCTTCATGGATTTGGTTGGAGCAACTACAGCAGCATCAGCCTTGGTGGCGGACTTCTTGATAGATTTACCCATTACAAGTTGTGGGGGACAAAAGGCAGCTGGGAGGAGTAGACAGCTATAAAACCCTAAGGGAAAACTTTAGGGTTTAACGAAAGAGAATGAATGGAAATATCTTCTTGAGCTTGTTTTTATAGTGTAAAAATAGGCCCTTTTGTGCAACGGCGACAATAATATATCATAAGTTAGTAATTAGGGTTTTGCCTCATATTTCTCAACGCTATTTTAATTGCTCTTTTTTTCACTTGTATTCTCTTTTTCCTCAAAATGTGTCTAACTTATTCTCATACTCATACttgtataaattaaattaaatctaaaaaattattgatgatttttatttttgatttataacttattataaaaaatatatgtatggttaattaaatatatactagttaattagctaatataaaaagaatttgCATTAACTACAATTCAGAACTAACTTCTAACTATAATTACATTATACCC harbors:
- the LOC544064 gene encoding nucleolin-like isoform X1, which translates into the protein MGKSIKKSATKADAAVVAPTKSMKKGKREAEDEIAKLVSAKKQKKDVAVAQAVEKKKSDLKTQKKKKPVSSSSDDSSSESESEDDKPLVPPKKVAPAKKGKVASSSDDSDSSDEDEAPAKKVVVASTKNGVAAKKKDESSDDSDDSSSEEDVPAPKKPPTNGAKKDESSDDSDDSSSEDDAVVKKAPAVVKKAPAAASKKQESSSDSSDDSSSDDDDEPPSKVVAQPKKAPQAVKKTGDSSDDSDDSESDSDSDKGKAATVAKKTAAVSKKVASSDDDSEDDSSEESDEEPQKKKSKPSTTPAVSKAPEKSSSEESSDSDDSSEDEEDDKPSKTPKKQGADVEMVDAPSAKAQQTPITPKAQTPGGSKTLFVGNLSYSVEQADVENFFKDAGEVQEVRFATHEDGSFKGFGHVEFVTAEAAHKALELNGHDLLGRDVRLDLARERGEYTPRSGNENSFQRPARSEGTTIFVRGFDKNEAEDQIRSSLEEHFASCGKIFKTRIPTDPEGYIKGMAYIEFANGDADALNKALELDGSEVGGFSLNVQEAKPRGDSAGGGGRGFGGRSGGRGGGRDSGGRFGGRGGGGRFGGGGRFGGGGRGGGGGRFGGGGRGRGNANKPSFTPSGKKTTFSDE
- the LOC544064 gene encoding nucleolin-like (The RefSeq protein has 1 substitution compared to this genomic sequence) yields the protein MGKSIKKSATKADAAVVAPTKSMKKGKREAEDEIAKLVSAKKQKKDVAVAQAVEKKKSDLKTQKKKKPVSSSSDDSSSESESEDDKPLVPPKKVAPAKKGKVASSSDDSDSSDEDEAPAKKVVVASTKNGVAAKKKDESSDDSDDSSSEEDVPAPKKPPTNGAKKDKSSDDSDDSSSEDDAVVKKAPAVVKKAPAAASKKQESSSDSSDDSSSDDDDEPPSKVVAQPKKAPQAVKKTGDSSDDSDDSESDSDSDKGKAATVAKKTAAVSKKVASSDDDSEDDSSEESDEEPQKKKSKPSTTPAVSKAPEKSSSEESSDSDDSSEDEEDDKPSKTPKKGADVEMVDAPSAKAQQTPITPKAQTPGGSKTLFVGNLSYSVEQADVENFFKDAGEVQEVRFATHEDGSFKGFGHVEFVTAEAAHKALELNGHDLLGRDVRLDLARERGEYTPRSGNENSFQRPARSEGTTIFVRGFDKNEAEDQIRSSLEEHFASCGKIFKTRIPTDPEGYIKGMAYIEFANGDADALNKALELDGSEVGGFSLNVQEAKPRGDSAGGGGRGFGGRSGGRGGGRDSGGRFGGRGGGGRFGGGGRFGGGGRGGGGGRFGGGGRGRGNANKPSFTPSGKKTTFSDE